Within the Pseudoxanthomonas sp. Root65 genome, the region GTTCGCTTCCGAACGCGTGGCGTAGTCGGCGTGCTCGATCACCTGCAGCTTGAAGTACCAGGCGCCCAGGCCCAGCAGGCACAGCGCCACCACCACGAAGCCGGTGACCGCGCGGCGGCGGAACTGGTCGGCTTCGGCATGCGGGTTCTTGCCGCGCCGGCGGGCCCCGATCATCGCTCAGCCCCGCCTGCGGCGACCGAGCCGCAGGGCGTCCATCAACACGAACAGCGGCGGCCAGAACAGCATGCCCAGTAGCGGCGCCCACCAGTACTGCCAGGGCAGCGTCGGTTCGCCCAGCGTCAGGTGCACGACGGTGGTGACGATGCGGTCGTTGAGCAGCAGGCCGCCGATCGCCAGCGCCTGCTGCGACATCGGGAAGAAGCGCAGCCGCGCCCGGAAGCGCTGCAGGATGAAGGCCATGATCAGCAGGCGCAGCGCCTGTTCGCCCAGCAGCGTGCCGAACATCAGGTCGGCGACCAGGCCGATGATGACGGCGAAACCGAGGCCGGCGCTGTCCGGCGCCTCGATCACCCAGTACGCGACGATCAGCGCCAGCCAGTACGGACGCAGTGGCTGCAGCACGTCAGGCAACGGCAGCAGGCCCAGCAGCAGGGCCACGATGATGCTCAACGGCAGCAACCAGCCGGTGCGGGCGCGGCTCATCGCTGCGGCTCCTGCGCTGTCGGGCGGGGCGAAGGCGGAGTGCCGCGGTTGAGTCCCTCGCCGGTTGCGGGCGCGCGGCCGTTGAGCCCCTCTCCCGCCGGGACAGGGGTTGGGGTGAGGGTCGGGACGTTCGCAGTGCGCGCGGCTTGCGCGGAGGTAGTCGCGGGCACGGATGCATTCTGCGCGGCCGCACCGGTGCCGCCTTCGTTGGCCCTCACCCCAACCCCTGTCCCGGCGGGAGAGGGGCTCTGGGTCGCGGGCGCGGACGGTCCGGCTTCCACCGGATCGGCCGCGGGTGCCGCTGGCGACGCCGCCTCCGGCAAAAACCGCGACGGATCCGGTGCCGGCAACGGCTGCGGCGGCGCGGACTTCAGCAGCAGCACATGGCGGCCGCGGTCCAGGCGCGCGGCCGGGGTGACGTCGCCCACCAGGAAGGCGTGGCTGTCGTCCGGACGCAGGGCGGAAATCGTGCCGACCGGGAACCCCGCCGGGAAGCGGCCCCCCAGTCCCGACGTCACCAGCACGTCGCCGACCTCGATACCGCTGTTGAGCGGCACGTCGGCCAGTTCCAGCAGGTCGCTGCGGCCGCGGCCGTAGACGATCAGGCGCACGCCGTTGCGCGCGACCACCACCGGTACCGCGTGGTCCGGGTCGGTGAGCAGCAGCACGGTGGCATGGGCGGGCGTGGTGTCGATGATCTGGCCCATCAGCCCGCCGGCGTCGATGACCGACTGGCCCACCATCGCCCCGGCGCGGCTGCCGGCGTCCAGCACCAGCCGCTGGCGGCCGGGCGCCAGGTCGATGTCGAGGATCGGGGCCAGCTGCACGTCCAACCCGCGCGAGGTCTTCACGCCCAGCAGGGCACGCAGCTGCGCGTTGTCGGTGGCGGCGGTACGCAAGCGGGCCAGCCGGGCATTGGCCACCAGCAGGTCGTTGCGCAGGCGCCCGTTCTCTTCGATCAGCCCGGTGCGGGTGGCGGCATCGTCCTGCACCCGCGTGGTCACGCGCCCCGGCAGGCCCGCGACCCACCACAGCGGCTGCGCGACCACGTTGACCTGCGAGCGGAGCTGCGACAGCCAGCCGCCGCGATGGTCCATGACCACCAGGGCGATGGTCAGCGCCAGATAGCCCAGCAGCCGCAGCGTGCTGGCGACTTCACCGGGACGGGAGGCGACGGGCGGGCCGGCGTAGGAGGGCACGGGCTAGGGACGAGGGGAGAGAAACGAGGAGTGAGAAGTGAGGAGTGCAGCGCAGGCCAGGGCGGGTGAGTAGCTTCCACTCACTTCTCACTCCTCGCCACTCGTTCCTGCCTTCCTCATTCCGGCGCGAAGAACTCGTTGCCGTGCATGTCGACCAGTTCCAGCGCGCGGCCGCCGCCGCGGGCCACGCAGGTCAGCGGGTCGTCGGCGACCTGCACGTGCAGGCCGGTCTCCTCGCTGATCAGACGGTCCAGGTCGCGCAGCAGGGCGCCGCCGCCGGTCAGCACGATGCCGCGCTCGGCGACGTCGGCGCACAGTTCCGGCGGGGTCTGCTCCAGTGCCAGCTTGACCGCGCTGACGATGCCGGACAGCGGCTCGTGCAGGGCTTCCAGCACCTCGTTGGAGTTGATCTTGATCATCTTCGGCACGCCCTCGGCCAGGTTGCGGCCGGAGATCTCCATCTCCTGCACCTCGGCCTGCGGGTAGGCGCAGCCGATCTCCAGCTTGATGCGCTCGGCGGTCGCCTCGCCGATCAGCATGCCGTGGTTGCGGCGCACGTAGTTGGTGATGAACTCGTCGAAGCGGTCGCCGCCGATGCGGACCGACTGCGAGTAGACGATGCCGTTCAGCGAGATCACCGCCACCTCGGTGGTGCCGCCGCCGATGTCGATGACCATCGAACCGCGCGCCTCGGTCACCGGCATGCCGGCGCCGATCGCCGCGGCCATCGGCTCCTCGATCAGGTAGACGTCGCGGGCGCCGGCTTCTTCGGCCGACTCCTTGATGGCGCGGCGCTCCACCTGGGTGCTGCCGGCCGGCACGCACACCAGCACGCGCGGGCTGGGGCGCAGGAAACGCGACTTGTGCACCTTCTTGATGAAGTACTTCAGCATCGCCTCGGTGTAGGTGAAGTCGGCGATCACGCCGTCCTTCATCGGGCGGATGGTGGTGATGTGGCCCGGCGTGCGGCCCAGCATCTGCTTGGCCTCCGCGCCGACCGCCGCGACCGAACGCGAGCCGCCGATGGCACGGTCCTGGCGCACCGCCACGACCGAAGGCTCGTTCAGCACGATCCCCTGCCCGCGCACGTAGATCAGGGTATTGGCCGTGCCCAGATCGATGGACAGGTCATTGGAGAACATGCCGCGGAGCTTCTTGAACATCGGGGGACGGGTTCCTGCTGGGGGCGGATCGCCTTGACGTGGCGATTTTTTGGGCAAAAAAGAAGTCAGCTAGCCTAACAATCCGGCATGGTGCGGGCAAGGAAAAATCTCGTGAATCCCCGGGGAAAACCGCGCTTCGCGGCATGCGTCCGCATGCATGCCCCGGGCGCTCCCGCCGCCGGCATCGCCGGACCAAGGCTGGTCGGCACCGGTCCCAGCCGGTAACCTTCGCACCGGCGCGCCGGGAATGGGGCGCACGTCCCGCTTTTCCTGCGGCCCGGGACGGCCGCACCCGCTTCCAGCCGAGCCTGCCGATGTCCGCACTGATCTGTGGTTCCCTTGCCTACGACACCATCATGGTGTTCCC harbors:
- the mreC gene encoding rod shape-determining protein MreC, which encodes MPSYAGPPVASRPGEVASTLRLLGYLALTIALVVMDHRGGWLSQLRSQVNVVAQPLWWVAGLPGRVTTRVQDDAATRTGLIEENGRLRNDLLVANARLARLRTAATDNAQLRALLGVKTSRGLDVQLAPILDIDLAPGRQRLVLDAGSRAGAMVGQSVIDAGGLMGQIIDTTPAHATVLLLTDPDHAVPVVVARNGVRLIVYGRGRSDLLELADVPLNSGIEVGDVLVTSGLGGRFPAGFPVGTISALRPDDSHAFLVGDVTPAARLDRGRHVLLLKSAPPQPLPAPDPSRFLPEAASPAAPAADPVEAGPSAPATQSPSPAGTGVGVRANEGGTGAAAQNASVPATTSAQAARTANVPTLTPTPVPAGEGLNGRAPATGEGLNRGTPPSPRPTAQEPQR
- the mreD gene encoding rod shape-determining protein MreD, with the protein product MSRARTGWLLPLSIIVALLLGLLPLPDVLQPLRPYWLALIVAYWVIEAPDSAGLGFAVIIGLVADLMFGTLLGEQALRLLIMAFILQRFRARLRFFPMSQQALAIGGLLLNDRIVTTVVHLTLGEPTLPWQYWWAPLLGMLFWPPLFVLMDALRLGRRRRG
- a CDS encoding rod shape-determining protein produces the protein MFKKLRGMFSNDLSIDLGTANTLIYVRGQGIVLNEPSVVAVRQDRAIGGSRSVAAVGAEAKQMLGRTPGHITTIRPMKDGVIADFTYTEAMLKYFIKKVHKSRFLRPSPRVLVCVPAGSTQVERRAIKESAEEAGARDVYLIEEPMAAAIGAGMPVTEARGSMVIDIGGGTTEVAVISLNGIVYSQSVRIGGDRFDEFITNYVRRNHGMLIGEATAERIKLEIGCAYPQAEVQEMEISGRNLAEGVPKMIKINSNEVLEALHEPLSGIVSAVKLALEQTPPELCADVAERGIVLTGGGALLRDLDRLISEETGLHVQVADDPLTCVARGGGRALELVDMHGNEFFAPE